Proteins co-encoded in one Methylomonas albis genomic window:
- a CDS encoding TonB-dependent receptor — MRRAIPTTNNTGQTQQYIIGDKGRRPWEQNNASLHLYYDLSPNTQIDGGMGWSRGETNDNGAYNSYLTRLDGTPVAIGSGSSNLNIDGRRYSVSENAFMHFLPAIEDTRRYFAHMKHDFGGDIKLNVDFQYMQTETSSTSPGATATLNGGTGTLTQTPSNRIDGNVSLRFPFLWDERNFVTVGFGSSQTTLEGQSRYNLGYWRNSDSTSSLAALSKGESSIYSAYIQDELWIMKNLIAHLGVRYDDWTTSGSNLNVSPAFNKTYTEHSVNQFNPKFSLTWLPVDGYKLFASTGWAFRPPTNFELYGSSITSSTLTEPNANLNPETMYSWEVGGEANPVKGTTIAASYFHHYISDLIYNKTIGTNANNQTLSEKQNAGEAEVEGVEVKVRQQLYWDWLHFNGTYTLNDSIITKNSANAAIVGKQMQQLPQTMFSGGLDVKYDKWAGGIIGRYVSQPSFNDLNSDSFTGRAGSYDPYFLLDTRIAYQATKNIDLSFSVNNLLDREYQERQHFSVKLKWVPSDFSAKNLLAVYAFGGPDSSASPRFDPTGGRNIGSRMT, encoded by the coding sequence GTGCGGCGTGCCATTCCGACTACCAACAATACCGGCCAAACCCAGCAATATATTATCGGTGACAAAGGCCGGCGGCCTTGGGAGCAAAACAATGCTTCATTACACCTTTACTACGATTTGAGTCCGAACACTCAAATTGACGGCGGCATGGGGTGGAGTCGAGGCGAAACCAATGATAACGGTGCATATAACAGCTATTTAACCCGGCTTGATGGTACGCCCGTTGCTATTGGCAGTGGCAGCAGTAATCTCAATATCGATGGCAGAAGATACTCGGTATCCGAAAACGCCTTTATGCACTTTCTTCCGGCTATCGAAGATACGCGGCGTTATTTTGCCCATATGAAACACGACTTTGGCGGTGATATAAAACTCAACGTCGATTTTCAATATATGCAAACCGAAACATCCTCGACCAGTCCTGGCGCCACGGCAACACTAAATGGCGGTACCGGTACGCTGACGCAGACGCCCAGCAACCGAATAGACGGCAATGTCTCGTTGCGATTTCCTTTCTTGTGGGATGAACGAAACTTTGTGACCGTGGGCTTTGGCTCCAGTCAAACCACGCTTGAAGGCCAGTCGCGTTACAATCTGGGTTACTGGCGAAATTCCGATTCGACCAGCTCGCTGGCCGCACTCAGTAAAGGTGAGTCAAGTATTTACTCGGCGTATATCCAAGACGAGCTGTGGATAATGAAAAATTTGATTGCTCATTTGGGCGTGCGCTACGACGACTGGACTACTTCCGGTTCCAATCTAAACGTGTCGCCTGCGTTCAACAAAACTTATACCGAGCATTCGGTGAATCAATTCAATCCGAAATTCAGTTTGACCTGGTTGCCGGTTGATGGTTACAAATTGTTTGCGTCAACGGGTTGGGCATTCCGTCCGCCTACAAATTTTGAACTTTATGGCAGCAGCATCACATCGTCGACGCTTACCGAACCCAATGCGAATTTAAACCCCGAAACAATGTATTCCTGGGAAGTCGGTGGCGAGGCCAATCCGGTTAAGGGCACCACGATTGCTGCCAGCTACTTCCATCATTACATCTCTGACTTGATCTACAACAAAACCATCGGCACCAATGCAAACAACCAGACCTTGTCGGAAAAACAAAATGCCGGAGAGGCCGAAGTTGAAGGTGTAGAAGTCAAAGTCAGGCAGCAGTTGTATTGGGATTGGTTGCACTTTAACGGCACGTATACGCTTAACGACTCGATCATTACCAAAAATTCGGCGAATGCGGCGATTGTTGGCAAGCAAATGCAACAGCTGCCACAGACCATGTTTAGCGGCGGTCTGGATGTTAAATACGATAAATGGGCCGGCGGCATCATTGGTCGCTATGTCAGTCAGCCATCGTTTAATGACTTAAACTCCGACTCATTTACAGGTCGAGCAGGCAGTTACGACCCTTATTTTCTGCTTGATACCCGCATTGCCTACCAAGCGACGAAAAATATCGATCTGTCGTTTTCAGTGAACAACCTCCTGGATCGAGAGTATCAAGAGCGCCAGCATTTTTCGGTAAAGCTGAAATGGGTCCCATCCGATTTCAGCGCGAAAAATTTGCTGGCAGTTTATGCCTTCGGCGGCCCCGATTCGTCCGCGTCACCTCGTTTCGACCCAACAGGGGGTCGAAACATCGGCTCTCGCATGACTTGA
- a CDS encoding TonB-dependent receptor, translating into MKKKPLIVALEIILGLSCATLQAAPGAEPVEQETQSEPAEQVKQPTKTKRAAKAEKAEELEAVAVEEDGRGKNLLGIAGSASQGEVSQKQFEHRPFSRNGELIEVVPGAVATQHSGSGKANQYFLRGFNLDHGTDFTTYVDGIPMNMTTHAHGQGYMDINSIIPELVKKVEYGKGPYYAEVGDFSAAGYAKMFTVDKLDKGIAKFTAGSFDYYRTLVANSSKVGDGDLLYAGEFNLYNGVWQVPEDSKKFNGQMRYTLDRGDWGMSINGKAYTNSWTATNQIPQAAVDNGSIGLYGSMDPTDGGESNRYSVSSSFWNQGGNWKNDANLYALYTDLQLFSNFSGFTRGPEGDQILQSERRVQTGGHFEHTRYNKWFGFEMDNSVGLQFRNDQILDLGLYETQARQILNTVSKSNVGVTTVGTYFKNTTHWHDKVRTVAGLRGDFINNEVDVLDNKNHDPSVSAANSGSRGKAMVSPKLSLVVGPWYDTEYFFNVGYGYHSNDARGTTLQANPNDGSPVDSAAARIRPAAWSRGGEAGIRSNYIPGLSSTFALWWLESSQELVFVGDEGTTDVTGKSHRYGVEFTNYYKPFEWLTLDADFALTTAKYAADNTYIPNSVGRVVSTGATIEAPNGLFGTIRLRHFGRVYLGPDDNGTDQWSGDTNIVNLGAGYKQKQYKFEIDIFNILGSQSNDIAYAYGYEYPQGSAGSGILKHPVEPRMVRGTITVNF; encoded by the coding sequence ATGAAAAAGAAACCCTTGATCGTTGCCCTCGAAATTATTTTGGGCCTAAGCTGCGCGACCTTGCAGGCCGCACCAGGTGCCGAGCCGGTTGAGCAGGAGACACAATCCGAGCCTGCTGAACAGGTTAAACAGCCGACGAAAACCAAGCGTGCCGCGAAGGCCGAAAAAGCTGAAGAACTGGAAGCGGTAGCGGTTGAGGAAGATGGTAGAGGCAAAAATCTGCTCGGTATTGCCGGTTCGGCGTCGCAAGGCGAAGTCAGCCAAAAGCAGTTTGAACACCGGCCATTCTCTAGAAATGGCGAACTGATTGAAGTCGTGCCGGGGGCTGTGGCTACTCAGCACAGTGGTTCCGGCAAGGCTAACCAGTATTTTTTGCGCGGCTTTAATCTGGATCACGGTACCGACTTTACTACCTATGTCGACGGTATCCCGATGAACATGACCACGCATGCGCACGGCCAAGGCTATATGGACATCAACAGCATCATTCCTGAGCTGGTGAAAAAAGTCGAGTACGGCAAAGGCCCTTATTACGCGGAAGTTGGTGACTTTTCGGCGGCGGGTTACGCCAAAATGTTTACGGTAGACAAGCTGGATAAGGGGATCGCCAAATTTACCGCTGGCTCGTTCGATTACTACCGGACGCTGGTTGCCAATTCCTCCAAAGTGGGCGACGGCGATTTGTTGTATGCCGGCGAATTCAATCTCTACAACGGCGTTTGGCAAGTGCCGGAAGATTCCAAAAAATTTAACGGCCAGATGCGATATACGCTGGATCGCGGCGACTGGGGTATGTCGATCAACGGTAAGGCTTATACCAATAGCTGGACCGCTACCAATCAGATTCCACAAGCAGCTGTCGACAACGGCAGCATCGGTTTATACGGCAGTATGGACCCCACGGATGGCGGCGAGTCCAACCGCTACAGTGTCTCCAGTAGTTTTTGGAATCAAGGCGGTAACTGGAAGAACGATGCTAACTTGTATGCGCTGTATACCGATTTGCAGTTGTTTTCCAATTTCAGCGGCTTTACCCGCGGTCCCGAAGGCGACCAAATTCTGCAATCCGAACGCCGCGTACAAACCGGCGGCCATTTCGAGCATACCCGTTACAACAAATGGTTTGGATTTGAAATGGATAACAGCGTCGGTTTGCAATTTCGCAACGACCAGATTCTGGACTTGGGACTGTACGAAACTCAAGCCCGGCAAATCCTCAATACTGTCAGCAAAAGCAATGTCGGCGTGACCACAGTAGGAACCTACTTTAAAAACACCACGCATTGGCATGACAAGGTGCGCACTGTTGCGGGCTTACGGGGTGATTTCATCAATAACGAAGTGGATGTACTGGACAACAAAAACCACGATCCCAGCGTCAGCGCTGCTAATTCCGGTAGCCGCGGCAAAGCCATGGTTAGTCCGAAGTTAAGCTTGGTGGTTGGTCCTTGGTACGACACCGAATATTTCTTCAATGTTGGCTATGGCTATCATTCCAATGACGCGCGCGGCACCACGCTGCAAGCCAATCCGAATGACGGCAGCCCCGTCGATTCGGCCGCCGCGAGAATCAGGCCGGCTGCCTGGTCGCGTGGCGGCGAGGCGGGTATCCGCAGCAATTACATTCCCGGCTTGAGCAGTACTTTTGCCTTGTGGTGGTTGGAGTCCAGTCAGGAGTTGGTATTCGTTGGCGACGAGGGCACCACCGATGTGACCGGTAAATCGCATCGTTATGGCGTGGAGTTTACCAACTATTACAAACCCTTTGAGTGGCTGACTTTGGACGCCGATTTTGCCTTAACCACCGCCAAGTACGCCGCTGATAACACCTACATCCCCAATTCGGTAGGCCGCGTCGTTTCCACCGGCGCCACCATCGAAGCACCGAATGGACTGTTCGGCACCATTCGTTTGCGCCACTTCGGACGGGTTTATCTGGGGCCGGATGACAATGGCACCGATCAATGGTCCGGCGACACCAATATCGTCAACCTGGGTGCCGGCTATAAGCAAAAGCAATACAAGTTCGAAATCGACATATTTAATATCCTGGGTTCGCAAAGCAACGACATCGCCTATGCCTACGGCTATGAATATCCGCAAGGCTCGGCCGGCTCTGGCATCCTGAAGCATCCTGTCGAACCCCGTATGGTGCGCGGCACCATTACAGTTAATTTTTAA
- the nikR gene encoding nickel-responsive transcriptional regulator NikR codes for MERFTISLSDELAAQFDQWIAARAYSNRSEAVRDLLRKEIESKRLVQDQAIYSIATLSYVYNHHERNLAERLTNHQHAAHDLVVSSMHVHLDHDDCLETLFLRGLTAQIRSLADKMSAETGVRHSALNLIPVKIAALQHAHHGNSHAHFHTHS; via the coding sequence GTGGAACGTTTTACCATCTCACTTAGCGACGAACTTGCCGCGCAATTTGACCAGTGGATAGCCGCGCGTGCCTATTCGAACCGTTCCGAGGCCGTCCGCGACTTATTGCGTAAGGAAATCGAATCCAAGCGTCTGGTTCAAGATCAAGCCATTTACAGTATTGCCACCTTGTCTTATGTCTACAATCATCACGAGCGCAATCTGGCGGAACGTTTAACCAATCATCAACACGCGGCGCATGATCTGGTGGTTTCCTCGATGCATGTGCACCTGGATCACGACGACTGCCTGGAAACCTTGTTTCTACGGGGTTTGACCGCGCAAATTCGATCCCTTGCCGACAAAATGTCCGCCGAAACCGGCGTTAGGCATAGCGCGCTGAATCTCATCCCTGTGAAAATCGCAGCCTTGCAACATGCTCATCACGGCAATTCCCATGCTCACTTTCATACCCATAGTTAG
- a CDS encoding tetratricopeptide repeat protein encodes MHSLIAFATQWGSKFGGINAFNTDFLSHFGVAYPTQLQVICIVSSATETEIADAKNDNVTLVTLPYPPSDKLFTVQQANAAIDELAKQGIPLTPEFTIWLGHDRISGRAALQAAKQFGGRSALIHHMSYAAYEAYAEDSHSAHSKKTDQEELFKQADLRLAVGPGLHEALCDLIDVKSEQIHLIIPGLANIDPRNNTPQKFSAFISGRLSDDAARIKQAQLGIAAFANAIKQAQNNQAPEKLINQPKLTLRGVDFESRLDYNQSQSTNPEQELLQFAESYADQVITLHALPYTQDRTELYNDLKSASAAMMPSWHEGFGLVAWEAIAACVPLIVSMQSGVYQLLKQQGLEGFVYPIQVRGKTESPFFHDDDLAKVAKALIHIATNVDAAKQKAHKLKTDLAAHTWSACVEEVAKECFKWHIEKGSPKLETATAQLPQLTNPQQPLDDSPLTLPVKQWRADLGYAESQMLRADFALVPFDPGRQTELNTLNAWLDNQDGNDYLIKTRLLTGAGGLGKTRLAIELCQQRMNSGWHCGFLNREDSAQSWAKLQTAQKPLLIVIDYAETRQETLLNLLKARLKADYPHPVRLLLLARGGGEWWDQLPGKDAECEALLNGYATSGPYVLPELYLDQNSRQQAYQNALAAYATATDRQIPAGIPDLGGEHFAKPLYLQMAALLALYGERPTTAIGLTQSLLNHERRYWLETLKALDLVNPQQHAQDLLALTTLSNGFKTPKQAYEYYAKAKPGLITQSVFSPLFKQLEPLYPGTQGLQGIQPDIFGEALVAQSLQPTTGLDLLDVILSSSADKAVQHHALTVLARLSLHAPELDSVLIKAIQNNFVACCLELVDVAVQTQSRLPNLAQQAFQQLTPQQKSQTAGLLENRFEYESICLAELAYEVTFFKTKKSAQKLKKNRRDIQLLSKHATDLLNLTVDALRLGKDDEAVNFAQQALQIFKQLCHQHRVQFEPDYAWSLDTYALPLSNLGRNDEAADYTKLALEIYERLAQQKPDQFEPDYAKSLHNYAHHLGKLGRNEEAADYTQRALAIRERLAQQRPDRFEPDYAMSLSNYASHLINLGRDDEATNYPQQALAIYERLAQQRPDRFEPDYAVSLNNYASHLSYLGRNNEAADYAQQALAIRERLAQQRPDRFEPDYATSLSNYASHLSDLGRNDEAAGHAQQALAIRERWAQQRPDRFEPDYALSLNIYANRLSDLGRNDEAADYAQQALAIYERLALKTPQRFNNNHFTVQCYWLFAEWLSLSPASVSLEFGHIAELPDFIATHKQPACLFYARFVQGCLSQNAAQQFQQAIALWSQLTKTDQQNNRAEFLCVCAWLAQYDADALPEQNWLDVWQQFTRQRQGRLPKWLETVAARLDFSWPQSTSLD; translated from the coding sequence ATGCACTCACTAATTGCTTTTGCCACTCAATGGGGCAGTAAATTCGGTGGAATCAACGCCTTTAACACCGACTTTCTAAGTCACTTCGGCGTCGCCTATCCCACACAGCTTCAGGTCATTTGCATTGTTTCCAGTGCCACAGAGACAGAAATTGCCGATGCCAAAAATGACAATGTCACCCTGGTAACGCTTCCTTACCCTCCGAGTGACAAGCTATTCACAGTGCAGCAAGCCAACGCCGCCATCGACGAACTCGCCAAACAAGGCATCCCGCTAACCCCAGAATTTACCATCTGGCTCGGTCATGACCGAATCAGTGGCCGTGCAGCACTCCAAGCCGCTAAGCAATTCGGCGGTCGCTCTGCGCTGATTCACCACATGAGCTATGCAGCCTACGAAGCGTACGCCGAAGACTCACACTCAGCGCACAGTAAAAAAACTGACCAAGAAGAATTATTTAAGCAAGCCGACCTGCGTTTAGCGGTTGGCCCAGGCTTACACGAGGCGCTTTGCGACTTGATTGATGTCAAGTCCGAACAAATACATCTAATCATTCCTGGCTTAGCCAATATTGACCCGCGTAATAACACCCCACAAAAATTCAGCGCCTTTATCAGTGGCCGTTTGAGTGACGATGCTGCCCGCATTAAACAAGCGCAACTCGGAATTGCCGCATTTGCTAACGCCATAAAACAAGCGCAAAACAACCAAGCTCCAGAAAAACTGATTAATCAGCCAAAACTGACTTTACGCGGCGTCGATTTTGAATCACGCCTTGATTACAACCAAAGCCAATCCACCAACCCTGAACAAGAGTTACTGCAATTTGCTGAAAGCTACGCTGATCAAGTCATCACCTTACACGCACTACCGTATACCCAAGATCGAACGGAGCTATACAACGACTTAAAGTCTGCCAGCGCGGCTATGATGCCTTCCTGGCACGAAGGTTTTGGTTTGGTGGCCTGGGAAGCGATTGCCGCCTGTGTACCGTTAATTGTCAGTATGCAAAGCGGTGTCTACCAACTGCTTAAACAGCAAGGGCTTGAAGGATTTGTTTATCCCATACAGGTTCGTGGCAAAACCGAAAGCCCCTTTTTCCACGATGACGACCTTGCCAAAGTTGCAAAAGCGCTAATCCATATTGCAACCAACGTTGACGCCGCCAAGCAAAAAGCCCACAAGCTGAAAACCGATTTAGCAGCCCACACCTGGTCGGCCTGTGTGGAAGAAGTTGCAAAAGAATGTTTTAAGTGGCACATCGAAAAAGGCAGCCCCAAGCTAGAGACAGCGACTGCGCAACTACCACAACTCACTAACCCACAACAACCACTCGACGATTCGCCACTGACACTGCCCGTCAAACAATGGCGCGCCGATTTAGGCTATGCCGAAAGCCAGATGCTCCGCGCCGATTTTGCTTTGGTTCCGTTTGATCCAGGCCGCCAAACCGAGTTGAATACGCTCAACGCATGGCTGGATAACCAAGACGGCAACGATTATCTCATCAAAACTCGCTTGCTGACGGGCGCCGGCGGCTTGGGCAAAACCCGCTTGGCGATTGAATTGTGCCAACAACGCATGAACAGCGGCTGGCATTGCGGCTTTCTCAATCGCGAAGATTCGGCACAAAGCTGGGCCAAGTTGCAAACCGCACAAAAACCGCTGCTTATCGTGATCGATTACGCGGAAACCCGTCAGGAAACCTTATTAAACCTGCTCAAAGCCCGGCTCAAAGCGGACTACCCACATCCGGTTCGCTTGTTATTACTGGCGCGTGGCGGCGGCGAGTGGTGGGATCAGCTGCCCGGCAAAGACGCCGAATGCGAAGCACTATTAAACGGTTATGCCACCTCCGGGCCATACGTGTTGCCAGAGCTCTATCTGGATCAAAACAGCCGCCAACAAGCCTATCAAAACGCGCTAGCAGCTTACGCAACAGCCACCGATCGGCAAATCCCGGCGGGCATCCCTGATCTCGGCGGCGAACATTTTGCTAAGCCGCTGTATCTACAAATGGCGGCGCTGTTGGCGCTGTACGGTGAACGCCCCACCACCGCAATCGGCTTAACCCAATCGCTGCTGAATCACGAACGGCGTTATTGGCTGGAAACGCTCAAGGCGTTGGACTTAGTCAATCCACAACAACACGCCCAGGACTTGCTGGCGCTAACCACATTAAGCAACGGCTTCAAAACCCCGAAACAGGCTTACGAGTATTACGCCAAAGCCAAACCGGGCTTGATTACCCAGTCCGTTTTTAGCCCGCTATTCAAGCAACTAGAGCCACTGTATCCCGGTACGCAAGGCTTACAAGGCATCCAGCCCGACATATTCGGCGAAGCGCTGGTTGCGCAAAGCCTGCAACCAACAACCGGCCTGGATTTGCTGGACGTGATTTTGAGTAGCTCCGCCGATAAAGCCGTTCAACATCATGCGTTGACAGTTTTGGCGCGATTGAGTCTGCATGCACCGGAATTGGATAGCGTGTTAATCAAAGCCATACAAAACAACTTCGTCGCCTGCTGTTTGGAACTCGTGGATGTGGCCGTGCAAACGCAAAGTCGTTTGCCTAATTTGGCACAGCAAGCTTTCCAACAATTAACGCCACAACAAAAAAGCCAAACGGCGGGGTTATTGGAAAACCGTTTCGAGTACGAATCAATTTGTTTAGCTGAATTGGCGTATGAGGTGACATTTTTTAAAACAAAAAAATCGGCTCAAAAACTTAAAAAAAACCGAAGAGACATTCAGCTATTGTCGAAGCATGCTACTGATTTACTTAATCTAACGGTAGATGCCCTTCGGTTAGGTAAAGACGATGAGGCAGTTAATTTTGCTCAACAAGCCTTACAAATTTTCAAACAACTTTGTCATCAGCACCGAGTCCAATTTGAGCCAGATTACGCGTGGTCTCTCGACACTTATGCGCTTCCCCTAAGTAATTTAGGGCGTAACGACGAGGCAGCAGACTATACCAAACTGGCGCTAGAAATATACGAGCGCTTAGCGCAGCAAAAACCGGATCAGTTTGAGCCAGATTACGCCAAGTCTCTCCACAACTATGCACACCATCTTGGTAAGTTAGGCCGCAACGAGGAGGCCGCAGATTATACTCAGCGGGCTCTGGCGATCCGTGAACGATTGGCGCAACAAAGACCGGATCGATTTGAGCCGGATTACGCCATGTCGCTCAGCAACTATGCGAGTCATCTGATTAATTTAGGCCGTGACGATGAGGCGACAAACTATCCCCAGCAGGCGCTGGCAATCTATGAACGCTTGGCGCAACAAAGACCGGATCGATTTGAGCCGGATTATGCTGTGTCGCTGAACAACTATGCGAGTCACCTGAGTTATTTAGGCCGGAACAATGAGGCGGCAGACTATGCCCAGCAGGCGCTGGCAATCCGCGAACGCTTGGCGCAACAAAGACCGGATCGATTTGAGCCGGATTACGCCACTTCTCTGAGCAACTATGCGAGTCACCTGAGTGATTTAGGCCGGAACGATGAGGCGGCAGGACATGCCCAGCAGGCGCTGGCAATCCGCGAACGCTGGGCGCAACAAAGACCGGATCGATTTGAGCCGGATTACGCTCTGTCGCTGAACATTTATGCGAATCGCCTAAGTGATTTAGGCCGGAACGATGAGGCGGCAGACTATGCCCAGCAGGCGCTGGCAATATACGAACGCTTGGCACTGAAAACTCCGCAACGATTTAACAACAACCACTTTACTGTTCAATGTTATTGGCTATTTGCTGAATGGCTGAGCTTATCGCCTGCTTCGGTGAGCTTAGAATTTGGGCATATTGCTGAATTGCCGGATTTTATTGCCACACACAAACAACCCGCCTGTCTGTTTTATGCGCGTTTTGTGCAAGGCTGTTTAAGCCAAAATGCCGCTCAGCAGTTTCAGCAAGCCATCGCCCTCTGGTCGCAACTGACCAAGACAGATCAGCAAAATAATCGCGCCGAGTTTTTATGTGTTTGTGCTTGGTTAGCTCAATACGACGCCGATGCACTGCCTGAGCAAAACTGGCTGGATGTCTGGCAACAGTTTACCCGGCAACGCCAAGGTCGCTTACCGAAATGGCTGGAAACCGTGGCGGCGCGATTGGACTTTTCATGGCCCCAGTCAACCAGTTTGGACTAA
- a CDS encoding HupE/UreJ family protein, translating into MRFRTMNYGSWLFSALLMLQSAGAYAHPPGLSSLDVSIKPARIDAKVTFAVQDIEAFAPMDSDLDAEVTDAEREAAKPAIATLLAGQLRVGVDGQDAVLAEPGQVSFDEQNNAHVELRYAAMPKQELLVQSKFLALLPEAHQQYLTIKDGDGTTLTEKMLGKHDDEVKLPLANAAGIAATHSVFAAFGDFFKLGIEHILTGYDHLLFLFALLAVTHSFWPALKIITFFTIAHSITLACAGLNLIELPSSFVEPFIAATIIYVGVENIIRGDHPKGRHWLTFGFGLIHGFGFAGVLQEMDISSGDTGILLPLLSFNLGIETGQIAVAAIVLPMIWWLNNQVEASAKFLRGGSVAVSLMGVFWLVERTML; encoded by the coding sequence ATGAGATTTCGCACCATGAACTACGGAAGCTGGTTGTTTTCAGCGCTATTGATGTTGCAGTCGGCGGGAGCTTATGCCCATCCGCCGGGCCTCAGCTCGCTGGATGTGTCGATAAAACCTGCCAGGATCGATGCCAAAGTGACTTTCGCCGTGCAAGACATCGAAGCTTTTGCGCCTATGGATAGCGATCTGGATGCGGAAGTGACCGATGCCGAGCGCGAGGCCGCTAAGCCGGCTATCGCCACATTGCTGGCAGGGCAGTTGCGTGTTGGCGTGGATGGCCAAGATGCCGTGCTGGCGGAGCCGGGGCAAGTTAGCTTTGATGAGCAGAACAATGCCCATGTTGAGCTGCGCTATGCGGCTATGCCGAAACAGGAGCTGTTGGTGCAATCCAAGTTCTTGGCGCTATTGCCCGAGGCTCATCAGCAATATCTAACGATCAAAGATGGCGATGGCACGACGCTTACCGAGAAGATGCTTGGCAAACACGACGATGAGGTCAAGCTGCCGCTTGCAAACGCCGCCGGAATAGCCGCAACGCACTCAGTGTTTGCGGCGTTCGGCGATTTTTTTAAGCTGGGTATCGAGCATATCCTCACCGGTTACGATCATTTGCTGTTTTTGTTCGCGCTGTTGGCGGTCACGCACAGCTTTTGGCCTGCGCTGAAGATCATCACTTTTTTCACGATAGCCCATTCCATCACGCTGGCTTGCGCCGGACTTAATCTGATTGAGCTGCCCAGCAGTTTCGTAGAGCCGTTCATTGCCGCGACGATTATTTATGTTGGCGTGGAAAACATCATTCGCGGCGATCATCCCAAGGGCAGGCATTGGCTGACTTTTGGTTTTGGTTTGATTCACGGCTTTGGTTTTGCCGGCGTGTTGCAGGAAATGGACATTTCCTCCGGCGACACCGGCATCCTGCTGCCCTTGTTGTCGTTCAACTTGGGCATAGAAACCGGGCAAATCGCCGTGGCTGCTATTGTGTTGCCGATGATCTGGTGGTTGAACAATCAGGTCGAGGCCTCTGCGAAATTTTTGAGAGGCGGCTCGGTCGCGGTCAGCCTGATGGGTGTGTTTTGGTTGGTGGAGCGGACCATGTTGTAA
- a CDS encoding HupE/UreJ family protein, with the protein MLIAAFLGKQFIGFDAIGWSSGFNHPLLGLDHLLTMLAVGIWAAQLRGQAIWMLPLAFVGVMSLGGLAGAAGIALPSVEGIILLSCAVFSVLITRKVRFSAKVNVLIVSFFAFFHGYAHGQEISTSASLISYILGFMLATLLLHGAGILVAKLVVFCVTCLLTAMFANEALAKSTDSIHDDHLNAASKLVQHSGMPQTTPFWLTMRIAGGADSDQLSRPRALNADTERCRDKLSRVPVDWSSGKSSLFSSTEYCCDKPQDHQLLAKTKPAQGLAIFQDRAIFDGDHLVKAGLDFKHYYRDVNHTPGKHLLSNGVGLTSPPVSTALAPQVVQNLRTTPISFIEESDLQLIFAQSAIGNLHTQPIKYLRQDCAVRHQSLTWQSADSGLVCHTNFSSHLTTCAKPFSAASANTSRLHLLPASHFCAPLAMFAKSLDRAIPVPNITIKNNKVFDL; encoded by the coding sequence TTGTTAATAGCGGCATTTTTGGGTAAGCAGTTCATCGGTTTCGATGCTATCGGTTGGAGCAGCGGTTTCAATCACCCATTGCTTGGTTTGGATCATTTACTCACCATGCTGGCGGTCGGTATCTGGGCTGCGCAATTGCGCGGACAGGCTATCTGGATGTTGCCGCTGGCGTTTGTCGGCGTGATGAGTTTGGGTGGTTTGGCGGGTGCGGCGGGTATCGCGCTGCCCAGTGTCGAGGGTATCATCCTGTTGTCCTGCGCGGTATTCAGCGTATTAATTACCCGTAAGGTGCGTTTCAGCGCCAAGGTCAACGTGCTGATCGTGTCGTTTTTCGCGTTCTTCCACGGCTACGCTCACGGCCAGGAAATATCCACCTCGGCCAGTCTGATTTCATACATCTTGGGCTTCATGCTGGCGACCTTGTTACTGCATGGCGCCGGCATATTAGTGGCCAAGTTGGTGGTGTTTTGTGTCACTTGTCTGTTGACCGCGATGTTTGCCAATGAGGCACTGGCTAAATCCACCGATTCTATCCATGACGACCATTTGAACGCGGCTAGCAAATTGGTACAGCATTCCGGGATGCCGCAAACAACGCCGTTCTGGCTGACTATGCGGATAGCGGGAGGGGCGGATAGTGATCAGCTCTCTCGGCCGCGTGCGCTGAACGCCGATACTGAACGTTGCCGCGACAAGTTAAGCCGTGTGCCGGTAGACTGGTCTTCGGGCAAATCAAGCTTATTCAGCAGCACCGAGTATTGCTGCGATAAACCACAAGACCATCAGTTGCTCGCCAAAACCAAACCTGCTCAGGGGCTGGCTATTTTTCAGGATAGAGCAATATTCGACGGCGATCATCTGGTCAAGGCCGGATTGGATTTCAAACACTATTACCGGGATGTCAACCACACGCCCGGCAAGCATCTGCTCAGCAACGGCGTCGGCCTCACTTCGCCGCCCGTTTCCACCGCTTTAGCCCCGCAAGTCGTTCAAAATCTCCGCACTACCCCGATTTCATTCATTGAAGAGTCCGATCTTCAATTGATCTTTGCCCAATCCGCTATTGGCAATCTCCATACCCAGCCGATCAAATACCTTAGGCAGGATTGCGCCGTTCGTCATCAAAGCCTCACTTGGCAATCCGCTGACAGCGGCCTTGTTTGCCACACTAATTTTTCATCGCATTTGACGACCTGCGCTAAGCCTTTCAGCGCCGCATCCGCCAACACGTCCAGACTTCATTTACTTCCGGCAAGCCACTTTTGTGCGCCGTTAGCAATGTTCGCAAAATCGCTCGACCGAGCTATTCCCGTTCCAAACATAACAATAAAAAACAACAAAGTATTCGACTTATGA